The following proteins come from a genomic window of Stigmatopora nigra isolate UIUO_SnigA chromosome 9, RoL_Snig_1.1, whole genome shotgun sequence:
- the LOC144201659 gene encoding kelch-like protein 10: MCHVSLNPSLEKTQQAFRDGKKIKMNYDGKYSYSPVCDKLHLTRKLSDAVIRLDNAEFHIHKIILCKCSQYFSALFLRWSTPDQRVYVIHGLTAQLMEIFLDFAYTGSLQVTKDNVSDLLLAADRFNLTGIVQTCCTFLTKQLCPDNCIGIWQLTRKCHTPDLQRNAYHYILYHFEDVASSSEFQQLSVEELCDILERDDLLVKKENTVYEAVVQWISHVPWERSENMAVLLAKVRLALTSAEFIAIKVLTNELILDSSKCLEMVALATRVMYHMATTSVCAYRNLVARPRLPSAILLAIGGFSSSNPTHIIEVYDVHANTWADLVNNMEQPQAYFGSAFLGNSVYCVGGFDGRRHYNTVRRFDVGTCTWHLVAPMHFRRCSLSVTVLNGRLYAIGGVDGRIRLKNAEYYVPETNQWTLIASMHEHRSDASCTTLNNKVYVCGGFNGNEPLRTAEYYNPETNQWTRIVSMNCCRSGTGVVAYANHIYAIGGFDGDMRLDSVEAYDPEKDAWMRLPSMQYPRSNFGIQVLEDRLFVAGGNTGVSPTNLVEYYDTSSAMWFRACDMAVSRSALSCCVVSGVADVAHFVTLRSKLPWLHLEEVTVEMEDEFQT, from the exons ATGTGTCACGTTTCCTTGAATCCTTCGTTAGAAAAGACTCAACAAGCGTTCCGAGatggcaaaaaaatcaaaatgaactATGACGGAAAATACTCCTACAGTCCTGTGTGCGACAAACTACACTTAACGAGAAAACTTAGTGATGCGGTCATCAGGCTTGACAATGCTGAATTTCATATTCATAAGATTATTCTTTGCAAGTGCAGCCAATACTTCAG TGCCCTCTTTCTACGTTGGTCAACACCAGACCAGCGAGTCTACGTCATACATGGCCTGACTGCTCAgttaatggaaatatttttggattttgcGTATACCGGCTCCTTGCAGGTGACAAAAGACAATGTCAGTGATTTGTTGCTGGCCGCAGACCGTTTCAATTTAACGGGCATTGTCCAGACTTGCTGCACATTTCTAACCAAGCAGCTTTGTCCAGATAACTGCATTGGCATCTGGCAGTTGACAAGGAAATGCCACACCCCAGATCTACAACGCAATGCCTATCACTATATCCTCTATCACTTTGAGGATGTTGCAAGTTCAAGTGAATTCCAGCAACTCTCTGTAGAAGAGTTATGTGACATTCTAGAGCGGGATGACCTTTtggtaaaaaaagagaatactGTTTATGAGGCCGTTGTGCAATGGATCTCGCATGTACCTTGGGAACGAAGCGAAAACATGGCGGTGCTGCTTGCCAAA GTACGGCTTGCTCTAACAAGTGCGGAATTCATTGCAATCAAGGTGCTGACCAATGAGTTGATCCTTGACAGTAGCAAGTGCTTGGAGATGGTTGCCTTGGCTACCCGTGTCATGTACCATATGGCCACAACTTCGGTGTGTGCTTACCGTAACCTGGTGGCCCGACCTCGCCTACCTTCCGCCATCCTGCTGGCCATTGGCGGCTTCAGCAGCTCCAACCCCACGCATATCATTGAAGTATACGATGTGCACGCCAACACTTGGGCTGATCTGGTTAACAACATGGAGCAGCCCCAGGCTTACTTCGGCTCTGCTTTCCTTGGCAACTCTGTCTACTGTGTGGGCGGATTCGACGGTCGACGCCACTATAACACCGTTAGGCGCTTTGACGTGGGAACGTGCACCTGGCACCTGGTAGCGCCAATGCATTTTCGGCGGTGCTCGCTGAGTGTCACTGTCCTAAATGGGCGTTTGTATGCCATCGGGGGCGTGGATGGCCGGATTCGACTAAAAAACGCAGAGTACTATGTTCCTGAAACCAACCAGTGGACTCTAATTGCCAGTATGCATGAGCACAGGAGCGATGCTAGCTGCACCACCCTCAACAACAAG GTTTACGTGTGTGGTGGTTTTAATGGAAATGAACCATTGCGAACGGCAGAGTATTACAACCCAGAGACCAACCAGTGGACCAGGATCGTCTCAATGAACTGCTGTCGGAGTGGCACTGGAGTCGTCGCGTATGCTAACCACATTTATGCA ATCGGTGGATTCGACGGCGACATGCGTCTGGACAGCGTGGAGGCGTATGACCCCGAGAAAGATGCTTGGATGCGTTTACCCTCCATGCAGTATCCACGCAGCAACTTTGGCATCCAGGTATTAGAGGATCGCCTCTTTGTGGCCGGGGGCAACACGGGTGTGTCGCCTACCAACCTAGTCGAGTACTACGACACCAGCTCGGCCATGTGGTTCCGTGCCTGCGACATGGCCGTCTCTCGGAGCGCGCTCAGTTGCTGCGTGGTGTCCGGCGTGGCTGATGTCGCCCATTTTGTGACTCTTCGCAGCAAACTGCCATGGCTTCACCTGGAGGAAGTAACTGTAGAAATGGAGGATGAATTTCAAACATAG